A genomic stretch from Acidobacteriota bacterium includes:
- a CDS encoding putative porin: protein MMMLIRRCLAVLVTAALLAPCALAGEGNGPSWFEKLKFKGDLRLRYEGFKHTGKYEDGQRDRFRLRYRLGLVADISEGIRIGAELRSGNRLDPVSDNQTLDEGFSKKEIALAQMYVDFALSRRFSLIAGKFSPKKLWKVSDMQIDDDVVSEGAMGRWTFGGSDGALDQLHANAWLYVLEESSSGPDAYAWGGQIYPVFDAGAHAKLTVGVGYETMVRPEVMASLTLDGKIKGNKMTHFQAVDGSLVSDFQVANAFVEWKNSANKRWPVKVSAFFYKNLGANGEGKNNDSAYFARLQIGDYKKPGQMAFRLSRYYSEPDAIFYAWTQSDSTRGSNLDGYRFDYRVGLHSGGHLNLTWYRTDSAVDAWPPAGSTTTASLSNFDSETMNRWQVDYVLKF, encoded by the coding sequence ATGATGATGCTGATACGACGTTGCCTTGCCGTACTCGTGACCGCGGCCCTGCTTGCTCCGTGCGCTCTTGCTGGAGAGGGCAACGGTCCGTCCTGGTTCGAAAAACTGAAATTCAAGGGAGACCTCCGTCTGCGCTACGAGGGGTTCAAGCACACGGGAAAGTACGAAGACGGTCAGCGGGATCGTTTCCGCCTGCGCTACCGCCTGGGCCTGGTGGCCGACATCAGCGAAGGAATTCGCATCGGTGCCGAACTGCGATCGGGCAACCGCCTCGATCCGGTCTCGGATAACCAGACTTTGGACGAGGGATTCTCCAAGAAGGAAATCGCCCTGGCCCAGATGTACGTCGACTTCGCTCTTTCCAGGCGCTTTTCGCTGATCGCGGGCAAGTTCTCACCGAAGAAACTGTGGAAGGTTTCGGACATGCAGATCGACGACGACGTGGTCAGTGAAGGCGCCATGGGTCGCTGGACCTTCGGTGGGAGTGACGGCGCCCTGGACCAGTTGCATGCCAATGCCTGGCTCTACGTCCTCGAGGAGTCGAGTTCGGGACCGGATGCCTATGCCTGGGGCGGGCAGATCTACCCGGTGTTCGATGCCGGTGCGCACGCCAAACTCACCGTCGGAGTGGGGTACGAGACCATGGTACGTCCGGAGGTCATGGCGTCGCTGACCCTCGACGGAAAGATCAAGGGCAACAAGATGACCCACTTTCAGGCCGTCGATGGCAGCCTGGTGTCCGATTTCCAGGTGGCCAATGCCTTCGTGGAGTGGAAGAACTCGGCCAACAAGCGCTGGCCGGTGAAGGTCAGCGCCTTCTTCTACAAGAACCTGGGCGCCAACGGCGAGGGCAAGAACAACGACAGCGCCTACTTCGCACGTCTGCAGATCGGCGACTACAAGAAACCCGGCCAGATGGCCTTCCGTCTCAGCCGCTACTACTCGGAGCCGGATGCCATCTTCTACGCTTGGACCCAGTCCGATTCGACTCGCGGATCGAACCTCGACGGCTATCGCTTCGACTACCGCGTCGGCCTGCACTCGGGGGGGCATCTCAACCTGACCTGGTACCGCACGGATTCGGCCGTCGACGCCTGGCCCCCCGCCGGATCGACCACCACGGCCAGCCTGTCGAACTTCGACAGCGAGACGATGAACCGCTGGCAGGTGGACTACGTGCTCAAGTTCTGA
- a CDS encoding response regulator: MSERKAKILYVDDDQGLLDAMRAVLESSGYAMVEAHSGEEGLRVYREQRPDFVIVDLMMEEVDAGTRLVKELKAEGNTAPIYLLSSVGDQVHLSIDPVALGLDGVFQKPLDPGVLLTTLKIKLAG, encoded by the coding sequence ATGTCGGAGCGCAAGGCAAAGATTCTCTACGTGGATGACGACCAGGGACTGCTCGACGCGATGCGGGCGGTGCTCGAGTCCAGTGGCTACGCGATGGTCGAAGCCCACAGCGGCGAAGAAGGCCTGCGGGTCTACCGCGAGCAACGGCCGGATTTCGTCATCGTCGACCTGATGATGGAAGAAGTCGACGCGGGGACCCGGCTGGTCAAGGAACTCAAGGCGGAAGGCAATACCGCGCCGATCTACCTGCTCAGTTCAGTCGGGGATCAGGTGCACCTGTCCATCGATCCGGTGGCCCTGGGTCTCGACGGAGTCTTTCAGAAGCCTCTCGATCCGGGCGTGCTGCTGACCACGCTGAAGATCAAGCTGGCGGGGTGA
- the hypB gene encoding hydrogenase nickel incorporation protein HypB, with the protein MCRDCGCQQGNARAWAHDHGHHHDHDHDHGSGAARRRIDLETRVLAHNDAAAADNRRRLEQRGVVAVNLISSPGSGKTTLLERTLERLEGELSCAVIAGDQQTDNDARRLEGRGARVRQIETGSACHLDASQVGRVLDEALGDDTRLLLIENVGNLVCPAAFDLGERHRVTLLSVTEGEDKPLKYPLPFHDADVVLITKVDLLPYLDWDRQACHRALEKVGFSGRRIELSARTGEGLDAWVEWLAALAPVSAPTAGPARGRASET; encoded by the coding sequence ATGTGCAGGGACTGCGGTTGTCAGCAAGGTAACGCCCGGGCCTGGGCCCACGATCATGGCCATCATCACGACCACGACCACGACCACGGGAGCGGGGCTGCGCGGCGACGGATCGACCTGGAGACCCGGGTGCTGGCCCACAACGATGCGGCGGCGGCGGACAACCGGCGCCGGCTCGAGCAACGGGGGGTGGTGGCGGTGAACCTGATCTCTTCGCCCGGCTCGGGCAAGACCACACTGCTCGAGCGAACCCTCGAGCGCCTCGAGGGTGAGCTGTCCTGCGCGGTGATCGCCGGCGACCAGCAGACCGACAACGATGCGCGCCGTCTGGAGGGACGCGGTGCCCGGGTGCGGCAGATCGAAACCGGCAGCGCCTGTCACCTGGACGCGAGCCAGGTGGGGAGGGTGCTCGACGAGGCGCTCGGTGACGACACCCGCCTGCTGCTGATCGAGAACGTGGGCAACCTGGTCTGCCCGGCTGCCTTCGACCTCGGTGAGCGCCACCGGGTCACCCTGCTCTCGGTGACCGAGGGCGAGGACAAGCCCCTCAAGTATCCGCTCCCCTTCCACGATGCCGACGTGGTGTTGATCACCAAGGTCGACCTGCTGCCCTACCTGGACTGGGACCGACAGGCCTGCCACCGCGCCCTCGAGAAGGTGGGATTCAGCGGGCGCCGGATCGAACTCAGCGCCCGCACCGGTGAAGGCCTGGACGCCTGGGTCGAGTGGCTCGCCGCCCTCGCGCCAGTGTCTGCCCCTACGGCTGGCCCGGCACGGGGTCGCGCATCTGAAACGTGA
- the hypD gene encoding hydrogenase formation protein HypD, which produces MTRELRYIEGFRRSGAAEPLRGRIALLGKRLAERGRSVRLMEVCGSHTMAIGRYGLRDLLPENVELVSGPGCPVCVTDNGYIDAALELARREAVIVTFGDMMRVPGSAGNLAAARTAGARVEVGYSPEVALEIARREPAREVVFLAIGFETTVAPVVSLVAAAAEERLGNLSLLVAFKLVPPALEALIADPELRIDGFLCPAHVSAIIGSEAYRSIVDRHRLPCVVAGFEPLDILLGLAGLLEMLADDRPALANQYARVVRPGGNPRARALIERYLQPVDATWRGIGTIPASGLGLRSEWAAFDAARRFDVSISGGRVDPRCRCGEVLRGRIRPPECGLFATVCTPERPVGACMVSSEGSCAAWFRYDRQ; this is translated from the coding sequence GTGACCAGAGAGCTGCGCTACATCGAGGGTTTTCGGCGGAGCGGGGCGGCGGAGCCTCTGCGCGGGAGAATCGCCCTCCTGGGTAAGCGCCTGGCGGAGAGGGGCCGGAGCGTGCGGTTGATGGAGGTCTGCGGCTCCCACACCATGGCCATCGGCCGCTACGGCCTGCGGGATCTGCTGCCGGAGAACGTGGAACTGGTCAGCGGGCCGGGTTGCCCGGTCTGCGTCACCGACAACGGCTACATCGATGCGGCTCTCGAGCTGGCCCGGCGGGAGGCCGTGATCGTCACCTTCGGCGACATGATGCGGGTTCCGGGCAGTGCGGGGAATCTGGCCGCGGCGCGCACCGCCGGGGCGCGGGTGGAGGTCGGCTACTCCCCCGAAGTGGCCCTGGAAATCGCCCGCCGGGAGCCTGCACGGGAGGTCGTCTTTCTCGCCATCGGTTTCGAGACTACCGTCGCGCCGGTGGTCTCCCTGGTGGCGGCGGCGGCGGAAGAGAGGCTGGGCAACCTCTCGCTGCTTGTCGCCTTCAAGTTGGTGCCTCCCGCCCTCGAAGCGTTGATCGCCGATCCGGAACTGCGGATCGATGGTTTTCTCTGTCCCGCCCATGTCAGCGCGATCATCGGCAGCGAGGCCTACCGCAGCATCGTCGATCGCCACCGGTTGCCTTGCGTGGTGGCGGGCTTCGAGCCCCTGGACATTCTCCTCGGCCTGGCGGGCCTGCTCGAGATGCTCGCCGACGATCGGCCCGCTTTGGCCAACCAGTACGCCCGCGTCGTGCGCCCCGGGGGCAACCCGAGGGCCCGGGCGCTGATCGAGCGCTACCTGCAGCCGGTGGACGCGACCTGGAGGGGTATCGGGACGATCCCCGCCAGCGGGCTGGGCTTGCGGTCCGAGTGGGCGGCTTTCGATGCGGCCCGACGGTTCGATGTGTCGATCAGCGGTGGCCGGGTCGATCCGCGCTGTCGCTGTGGAGAAGTTCTCAGGGGTCGGATTCGGCCCCCCGAATGCGGCCTGTTCGCCACCGTCTGCACCCCGGAGCGGCCCGTGGGGGCCTGCATGGTCTCCTCCGAGGGAAGCTGCGCGGCCTGGTTCCGCTATGACCGGCAGTGA
- the hypF gene encoding carbamoyltransferase HypF: MKRGAGSRRCRVGLELEGAVQGVGLRPTIRRLAEEAGVGGWVQNRSGTVHLELVGPERDVRAFVENLPARLPPRARLEALRAGPFLPLPSAEPTPAFEIRESREEPTYRIAIPPDLAVCGACLAEVFDPASRFHGYPFTTCTDCGPRYTVVAAMPYDRERTTLADFPLCETCRAEYEDPRSRRFHAESIACPECGPRLRLLDAAGRELAGDPLCQARAALVAGKVVAVKGLGGFLLAVDPCRPGAVARLRERKRRPHKPLAVMASSLDGVRRHFHLGARAAEALASPEAPIVLLAPRSDTVAAAVAGVLAPDTGELGVMLPTTPLHALLARPLPGDPTPAFELLVMTSGNRRGEPICTRTDQALERLAGIADMWLTHDRRILLRCDDSVVAEAPGGMMLWRRARGFAPAAVGLAQPLDRTVLALGAEMKNTVALGFDREIVLSPHVGDLETPEACAGLERIVEALPRFLRREVEVVAVDLHPDMHSTRCGRRLAAEAGLEVVAVQHHLAHAAATMAEWGLERALAVVFDGTGMGSDGVIWGAEVLEIGPDGWWRRASFVPAPLPGGDAAVRHPGRQLLARWIDAGAVVPEAWWRRLGLEGDQRRVFEVQVARGLNTPRTHAAGRVFDAYAAALGVAPGSITWQAQAPARLEALARGHQGPLPGQVDFVEREKGGRLWIDWMPAFLPWLEGPAGAARRGGWAMAFHRAMARAVMRQVEFALEAGAPRGVVLTGGVMMNRLLAGMLEQGLEALGVERYWPRRADPGDGGISLGQAWVVGRGRLDPSRPAEER, from the coding sequence GTGAAGCGGGGCGCCGGCAGCCGGCGCTGCCGCGTCGGCCTCGAACTCGAGGGCGCGGTGCAGGGGGTGGGCCTGCGTCCGACGATCCGGCGCCTGGCCGAGGAGGCGGGGGTCGGTGGCTGGGTGCAGAATCGCTCCGGCACGGTGCACCTGGAACTCGTCGGTCCGGAACGGGACGTGCGGGCCTTCGTCGAGAATCTGCCCGCGCGCCTGCCACCCCGGGCGCGCCTGGAGGCACTCAGGGCCGGGCCCTTCCTGCCCCTGCCGTCCGCGGAGCCGACTCCCGCTTTCGAAATTCGCGAAAGCCGCGAAGAACCGACCTATCGTATCGCGATTCCCCCCGACCTGGCGGTCTGCGGGGCTTGCCTGGCGGAGGTCTTCGACCCCGCTTCCCGCTTCCACGGTTACCCGTTTACGACATGCACCGACTGCGGGCCCCGCTACACGGTGGTGGCGGCCATGCCCTACGACCGGGAGCGTACGACCCTGGCGGACTTTCCCCTCTGCGAGACCTGCCGGGCGGAATACGAGGATCCGCGGAGCCGTCGCTTCCACGCCGAGAGCATCGCCTGTCCGGAGTGCGGGCCCCGGCTCCGGCTGCTGGACGCCGCCGGTCGAGAACTCGCCGGTGATCCACTCTGCCAGGCCCGGGCGGCCCTGGTCGCGGGGAAAGTCGTCGCCGTCAAGGGCCTGGGTGGATTCCTGCTGGCGGTGGATCCCTGCCGTCCCGGGGCCGTGGCCCGCCTGCGAGAACGCAAGCGACGCCCCCACAAGCCTCTGGCGGTGATGGCCTCCAGCCTGGACGGGGTCCGGCGCCATTTTCACCTCGGTGCCCGCGCCGCGGAAGCCCTCGCCTCGCCCGAGGCGCCGATCGTCCTCCTCGCCCCGCGCAGCGACACCGTTGCCGCTGCCGTCGCGGGGGTGCTGGCCCCGGACACCGGCGAGCTGGGGGTGATGCTGCCCACCACGCCCCTCCATGCCCTGCTGGCCCGTCCCCTGCCGGGGGACCCGACACCCGCCTTCGAGTTGCTGGTGATGACCAGCGGCAATCGCAGGGGCGAGCCGATCTGCACGCGCACCGATCAGGCCCTCGAACGCCTGGCCGGCATCGCCGACATGTGGCTGACTCACGATCGGCGCATCCTGCTCCGCTGTGACGACTCGGTGGTGGCCGAGGCGCCGGGGGGGATGATGCTCTGGCGGCGGGCCCGGGGGTTCGCCCCGGCGGCCGTGGGGCTGGCGCAGCCCCTGGATCGCACGGTGCTGGCCCTGGGGGCCGAAATGAAAAACACCGTCGCTCTCGGCTTCGACCGCGAGATCGTCCTTTCCCCCCACGTGGGTGACCTGGAGACTCCCGAGGCCTGCGCGGGACTCGAGCGGATCGTGGAGGCGTTGCCGCGTTTTCTTCGGCGTGAGGTGGAGGTGGTGGCGGTGGACCTGCATCCGGACATGCACTCCACCCGTTGCGGCCGTCGCCTGGCCGCCGAGGCGGGCCTGGAGGTGGTGGCGGTTCAGCATCACCTGGCCCACGCCGCCGCCACGATGGCCGAATGGGGCCTCGAACGCGCTCTGGCCGTGGTCTTCGACGGTACCGGCATGGGCAGCGATGGGGTGATCTGGGGTGCCGAGGTGCTGGAGATCGGCCCCGACGGTTGGTGGCGCAGGGCGAGCTTCGTCCCGGCGCCGCTGCCCGGGGGGGATGCGGCGGTGCGGCATCCCGGCCGCCAGTTGCTGGCGCGTTGGATCGATGCCGGTGCGGTGGTGCCCGAAGCCTGGTGGCGGCGTCTGGGGCTGGAGGGAGACCAGCGGCGGGTCTTCGAGGTGCAGGTTGCCCGGGGACTGAACACGCCACGTACCCACGCCGCCGGCCGGGTCTTCGACGCCTACGCCGCCGCGCTGGGCGTGGCCCCCGGGTCGATCACCTGGCAGGCCCAGGCGCCGGCGCGTCTCGAGGCTCTCGCCCGTGGGCACCAGGGCCCGCTGCCCGGGCAGGTAGACTTCGTCGAGCGGGAGAAGGGGGGGCGGCTGTGGATCGATTGGATGCCGGCTTTCCTGCCCTGGCTCGAGGGGCCGGCCGGAGCCGCGCGCCGCGGCGGCTGGGCGATGGCCTTCCACCGGGCCATGGCCCGGGCGGTGATGCGCCAGGTGGAGTTCGCACTGGAAGCGGGCGCACCCCGTGGCGTGGTGCTCACCGGTGGGGTGATGATGAACCGCCTGCTGGCAGGCATGCTGGAGCAGGGTCTCGAAGCCCTGGGTGTCGAGCGGTACTGGCCGCGGCGGGCTGACCCCGGGGACGGCGGCATCAGCCTCGGGCAGGCGTGGGTGGTGGGTCGAGGCCGGCTCGATCCCTCCCGCCCGGCGGAGGAACGGTGA
- a CDS encoding 2Fe-2S iron-sulfur cluster-binding protein, which produces MSGTIEFFIDGRPVHGRPGQTILEAAEDNGVYIPRLCHMKGLTPFGGCRVCTCLVNSRAQAACTQPIAPGMIVDNDSEAVREIRRQIIEMLFVEGNHFCMFCEKSGSCELQALAYRFGITAPRHPYLFPRREVDATHDGVFIDHNRCVLCGRCVRASREVDGKAVFGFVGRGPERRVAVNAPGGLGASEAATTDAAMEACPVGAILVRGRAYATPIGRRPYDHKPIGSDVEEGGTP; this is translated from the coding sequence ATGAGCGGGACCATCGAGTTCTTCATCGACGGCCGACCGGTGCACGGGCGCCCCGGGCAGACCATCCTGGAGGCGGCGGAGGACAACGGCGTCTACATCCCCCGCCTGTGTCACATGAAGGGCCTGACACCCTTCGGGGGTTGCCGGGTCTGCACCTGCCTGGTCAATTCCCGGGCCCAGGCCGCCTGCACCCAGCCCATCGCCCCGGGAATGATCGTGGACAACGATTCCGAGGCGGTGCGGGAGATTCGGCGGCAGATCATCGAGATGCTCTTCGTCGAAGGCAACCACTTTTGCATGTTCTGTGAGAAGAGTGGTTCCTGTGAGTTGCAGGCCCTGGCCTACCGTTTCGGTATCACCGCCCCGCGCCATCCCTACCTGTTTCCCAGGCGGGAGGTCGACGCCACGCACGATGGCGTCTTCATCGACCACAACCGCTGTGTGCTCTGTGGCCGCTGTGTGCGGGCCTCCCGCGAGGTCGACGGGAAGGCGGTCTTCGGTTTCGTGGGCCGCGGTCCCGAGCGCCGGGTGGCCGTCAACGCCCCCGGGGGGCTGGGTGCGAGCGAAGCGGCGACGACCGATGCGGCGATGGAGGCCTGCCCGGTGGGTGCGATCCTCGTCCGGGGCAGGGCCTACGCCACGCCGATCGGCCGGCGCCCCTACGATCACAAGCCCATCGGCAGCGATGTGGAGGAAGGAGGGACCCCTTGA
- the hypA gene encoding hydrogenase maturation nickel metallochaperone HypA, with protein MHELSVATAMVEQLEQAACREGACRVLVVELALGGLSGVEREPLEFCFPLAAEGTLLEGAELRVREVPVEVECPRCGARTRPEAPGLTCRNCGESRTRVVGGREMQVTSMEIE; from the coding sequence GTGCACGAGTTGAGCGTCGCCACGGCCATGGTCGAGCAGCTCGAGCAGGCGGCCTGCCGGGAGGGGGCCTGTCGGGTGCTCGTCGTCGAGCTGGCCCTGGGGGGCCTCAGCGGCGTCGAGCGGGAGCCGCTGGAGTTTTGCTTTCCGCTGGCGGCGGAAGGCACCTTGCTCGAGGGAGCCGAGCTGCGGGTGCGCGAGGTGCCGGTGGAGGTGGAGTGCCCCCGCTGCGGTGCGCGCACCCGGCCGGAGGCGCCGGGTTTGACTTGCCGGAATTGCGGTGAGAGCCGCACGCGGGTGGTTGGCGGACGAGAGATGCAGGTGACGAGCATGGAGATCGAATGA
- a CDS encoding NADP oxidoreductase, producing MNKPAIATTSLAGCFGCHMSILDIDAKILDLIELVDFDKSPIDDIKRFTRTCKVGLVEGGCCNEENVEVLREFRRHCEVLVSLGDCAIMGGIPAMRNMVPLEECLDEAYRNGPTVYNPSGGLPDDPEIPLLLNKVYPAHEVVKIDYHLPGCPPPAEAIWQALVALLEGRPLDLPYELIKYD from the coding sequence TTGAACAAGCCGGCGATCGCCACCACCTCCCTTGCCGGATGCTTCGGTTGCCACATGTCGATTCTCGACATCGACGCGAAGATCCTCGACCTGATCGAATTGGTGGATTTCGACAAGTCGCCCATCGACGACATCAAGCGTTTCACCCGCACTTGCAAGGTGGGGCTGGTGGAAGGGGGCTGCTGCAACGAGGAGAATGTCGAGGTGCTGAGGGAGTTTCGCCGGCACTGCGAGGTTCTCGTTTCTCTCGGTGACTGCGCGATCATGGGTGGCATTCCCGCGATGCGGAACATGGTGCCCCTCGAAGAGTGCCTCGACGAGGCCTACCGGAACGGCCCGACGGTGTACAACCCTTCCGGCGGGTTGCCCGACGATCCGGAGATTCCCTTGCTGTTGAACAAGGTCTATCCGGCTCACGAGGTGGTGAAGATCGACTACCACCTGCCGGGCTGCCCGCCGCCGGCGGAGGCGATCTGGCAGGCGCTGGTGGCCCTGCTCGAAGGTCGTCCGCTGGACCTGCCCTACGAGTTGATCAAATACGACTGA
- the hypE gene encoding hydrogenase expression/formation protein HypE: MRNEGASRIELAHGGGGGLGRELIEKEILCRFGDGPLAALPDGAHLPPLARGCVFSTDSFVVQPLVFPGGDIGMLAVHGTVNDIAVSGARPRWLSLAMILEEGLERDLLGRILDSVARAARECGVQVVTGDTKVVARGQCDGLYLNTAGVGEPIEGFDLDPGRLEPGDRVLVSGTLGDHGMAVMAAREGIALAAGPRSDTAPVHRLVEALTPWAGDVKFMRDPTRGGAAAVLAEIVGGRELDVIVEEAALPRSAGAQAVAEILGMDLLQVASEGRVIVICAEARADAALAAMRALAEGRGAAEIGRVVEGRGRVILETAMGGRRLVDVPRGELLPRIC, translated from the coding sequence ATGAGAAACGAGGGTGCCTCCCGCATCGAGCTGGCTCACGGGGGCGGCGGCGGACTCGGCAGGGAACTGATCGAAAAAGAGATCCTCTGCCGCTTCGGCGACGGGCCGCTGGCAGCCCTGCCTGACGGAGCCCACTTGCCGCCCCTGGCGCGGGGCTGTGTTTTTTCCACCGACAGCTTCGTCGTCCAGCCCCTGGTTTTTCCCGGCGGGGACATCGGCATGTTGGCGGTGCACGGCACGGTCAACGACATCGCCGTCAGTGGAGCCCGCCCCCGCTGGTTGTCGCTGGCGATGATTCTCGAGGAGGGGCTCGAGCGGGATCTGCTGGGCCGCATTCTGGATTCGGTGGCCCGGGCGGCGCGGGAGTGCGGGGTCCAGGTGGTCACGGGTGACACCAAGGTGGTGGCCCGGGGCCAGTGCGACGGCCTCTACCTCAACACCGCCGGGGTCGGCGAGCCCATCGAGGGCTTCGATCTGGACCCCGGGCGGCTGGAGCCCGGTGACCGGGTGCTGGTCAGTGGCACCCTCGGGGATCACGGCATGGCGGTGATGGCGGCCCGGGAAGGGATCGCGCTGGCCGCCGGCCCGCGCAGCGACACCGCACCGGTGCATCGACTGGTGGAGGCCCTGACGCCCTGGGCGGGAGATGTGAAGTTCATGCGGGATCCCACCCGGGGCGGTGCGGCGGCGGTGTTGGCGGAAATCGTCGGGGGGCGGGAGCTGGACGTGATCGTGGAGGAAGCGGCGCTGCCGCGTTCGGCCGGCGCCCAGGCGGTGGCGGAGATTCTCGGCATGGACCTGCTGCAGGTCGCTTCGGAGGGACGAGTGATCGTGATTTGCGCCGAGGCCCGCGCCGACGCGGCCCTGGCGGCGATGCGGGCCCTGGCGGAAGGGCGCGGTGCGGCGGAGATCGGCCGGGTGGTCGAGGGACGCGGCCGGGTGATCCTGGAGACCGCCATGGGCGGCCGCCGGCTGGTGGACGTGCCCCGCGGCGAGCTGCTGCCCCGGATCTGCTGA
- a CDS encoding hydrogenase maturation protease — protein sequence MRPRVLVFGYGNPGRLDDGLGPAFAEALARKDLQGVRTDACYQLAVEDAAALSDCDVVIFADAAVRGAEPFFLETLEPRPALSFSSHSVEPSALLALGRELFAARPRAWALGIRGYHFNEFGERLSTAAEANLAAALEFFEGWHRAGFLPPCEEGKRADHVGAQGKDSLRG from the coding sequence GTGAGACCCCGGGTCCTGGTTTTCGGCTACGGCAACCCGGGCCGTCTGGATGACGGCCTGGGGCCGGCCTTCGCCGAGGCTCTGGCCCGGAAAGACCTGCAGGGCGTGCGCACCGATGCCTGTTACCAGCTTGCGGTGGAGGATGCGGCGGCCCTGTCCGATTGCGACGTGGTGATCTTCGCCGATGCGGCGGTACGCGGGGCCGAGCCCTTCTTTCTCGAAACGCTGGAACCGCGTCCGGCGCTGAGCTTTTCCTCCCACAGCGTCGAACCCTCGGCCCTGCTGGCCCTGGGTCGTGAGCTCTTCGCCGCCCGCCCCCGGGCCTGGGCGCTGGGCATTCGGGGCTACCATTTCAACGAGTTCGGCGAGAGACTCTCCACCGCCGCTGAAGCGAATCTCGCGGCGGCGCTGGAGTTCTTCGAGGGCTGGCATCGTGCCGGCTTTCTTCCTCCGTGCGAGGAAGGGAAGCGAGCGGATCATGTCGGAGCGCAAGGCAAAGATTCTCTACGTGGATGA
- a CDS encoding Ni/Fe hydrogenase subunit alpha has product MNESPTRRIVIEPVTRVEGHGKVTILLDEEQQVRQARLHIVEFRGFERFIQGRPFWEVPVLVQRLCGICPVSHHLAAAKAMDRIVGVEQLTPTAEKMRRLMHYGQIFQSHALHFFHLVSPDLLFGFDADPAVRNIIGVARKFPELAKQGVLMRKFGQEVIRATAGKKIHGTGAVPGGVNKNLSLAERDALLEEAEPMLEWSLAALKIARDYTLEHQEELADFAAFPSSHMSIVRPGGGLDLYDGRLRAVDAEGQVIFDQLEDQRYAEEIAEEVRSWSYMKFPFIRSLGPEKGWYRVGPLSRMSVCDSIDTPEAEKARRDFVEFAAGRPSPLSMAYHWARMIELLHAFEKVMELLEDADLQGDELLLRGERREEAVGIIEAPRGTLIHHYRVNADEQITMANLIVSTTHNNEPMNRAVTSVARRYLSGATITEGLLNRVEVAIRAYDPCLSCATHAMGRMPLVVTLVGADGAVIEQRSRP; this is encoded by the coding sequence ATGAACGAGAGTCCTACCCGCCGCATCGTGATCGAGCCGGTCACCCGGGTCGAAGGCCACGGCAAGGTGACCATCCTCCTCGACGAGGAGCAGCAGGTGCGCCAGGCGCGGTTGCACATCGTGGAGTTCCGCGGCTTCGAGCGCTTCATCCAGGGCCGCCCCTTCTGGGAGGTGCCGGTTCTGGTCCAGCGCCTGTGCGGGATCTGTCCGGTCAGTCATCACCTGGCGGCGGCCAAGGCGATGGACCGTATCGTCGGCGTGGAGCAGCTGACCCCCACCGCCGAAAAGATGCGCCGGCTGATGCACTATGGGCAGATCTTCCAGTCCCACGCCTTGCACTTCTTCCACCTGGTTTCGCCGGACCTGCTCTTCGGCTTCGATGCCGACCCCGCCGTGCGCAACATCATCGGCGTGGCCCGCAAGTTCCCCGAGCTGGCCAAGCAGGGCGTGCTGATGCGCAAGTTCGGCCAGGAGGTGATCCGGGCCACGGCGGGCAAGAAGATCCACGGCACGGGGGCGGTTCCCGGTGGGGTGAACAAGAACCTCTCGCTGGCCGAGCGCGATGCGCTGCTCGAGGAGGCCGAGCCGATGCTGGAGTGGTCCCTGGCCGCGCTGAAGATCGCCCGGGACTACACCCTCGAGCACCAGGAGGAACTGGCCGACTTTGCGGCCTTCCCTTCCAGCCACATGAGCATCGTCCGTCCGGGCGGCGGGCTCGACCTCTATGACGGCCGCCTGCGGGCCGTCGACGCGGAAGGGCAAGTGATCTTCGATCAGCTCGAAGACCAGCGCTACGCGGAAGAGATCGCCGAGGAAGTACGCTCCTGGTCCTACATGAAGTTTCCTTTCATCCGTTCCCTGGGGCCTGAAAAGGGCTGGTACCGGGTCGGTCCCCTGTCCCGGATGAGTGTTTGCGACAGTATCGACACCCCCGAGGCCGAGAAGGCCCGCCGGGACTTCGTCGAGTTCGCCGCCGGCCGGCCCAGTCCCCTGAGCATGGCCTACCACTGGGCCCGAATGATCGAACTGCTCCATGCTTTCGAAAAGGTGATGGAGTTGCTCGAAGATGCCGACCTGCAGGGAGACGAGTTGCTGCTGCGGGGGGAGCGGCGGGAAGAGGCGGTAGGCATCATCGAGGCGCCCCGCGGCACGCTGATCCACCACTACCGGGTCAACGCCGACGAACAGATCACCATGGCCAACCTGATCGTCTCCACCACCCATAACAACGAACCGATGAACCGGGCGGTGACCAGCGTGGCCCGGCGTTACCTGTCGGGTGCCACCATCACCGAGGGTCTGCTCAACAGGGTCGAGGTGGCGATTCGCGCTTACGATCCCTGCCTTTCCTGCGCGACCCACGCGATGGGCCGGATGCCCCTGGTGGTGACCCTGGTGGGGGCCGATGGCGCGGTGATCGAGCAAAGGTCACGCCCGTGA